A DNA window from Amycolatopsis sp. DSM 110486 contains the following coding sequences:
- the fmdA gene encoding formamidase, protein MPEVVFSVDQTKSMRDQAVPGHNRWHPDVPVAAMVRPGQEFRVECREWTDAQLGNNDSANDVRDVDLSRCHMLSGPIGVEGAQPGDLLVVDILDLGPVPQETGDAPGQGWGYTGVFAKANGGGFLTDYFPDAYKAIWDFHGQQATSRHLPGIRYTGITHPGLFGTAPSAELLQRWNRRERALVAREPDRVPPLGLPPLLDGTLAGTADRSTAEHIASEGARTVPARENGGNHDIKNFTRGSRVFYPVYVDDAKFSGGDLHFSQGDGEITFCGAIEMGGYIDFHVDLIKGGMEKYGITTNPVFMPGNVEPRYSEFLSFVGISVDRETDENLYLDATMAYRNAALNAVEYFKKWGFTGEQAYLLLGSAPIEGRISGIVDIPNACCTLYVPTEIFDFDVRPTSEGPVRADRGQCAVAS, encoded by the coding sequence ATGCCAGAAGTAGTGTTCAGTGTCGACCAGACGAAATCCATGCGCGACCAGGCGGTGCCGGGCCACAACCGGTGGCACCCGGATGTACCGGTCGCCGCGATGGTCCGTCCCGGGCAGGAGTTCCGCGTGGAGTGCCGGGAATGGACCGACGCCCAGCTCGGCAACAACGACTCGGCCAACGACGTGCGGGACGTCGACCTGTCGCGCTGCCACATGCTCAGCGGTCCCATCGGCGTCGAGGGCGCCCAGCCCGGTGACCTGCTCGTCGTCGACATCCTCGACCTCGGCCCGGTTCCGCAGGAGACGGGCGACGCGCCGGGGCAGGGCTGGGGCTACACCGGGGTGTTCGCCAAGGCCAACGGCGGCGGGTTCCTGACCGACTACTTCCCCGACGCCTACAAGGCGATCTGGGACTTCCACGGTCAGCAGGCCACCTCGCGCCACCTGCCGGGCATCCGGTACACCGGAATCACCCACCCCGGCCTGTTCGGCACCGCGCCGTCGGCCGAGCTGCTCCAGCGGTGGAACCGCAGGGAGCGGGCGCTGGTCGCCCGCGAGCCCGACCGCGTACCGCCGCTGGGCCTGCCGCCGTTGCTCGACGGGACGCTCGCCGGAACGGCCGACAGGTCGACCGCGGAGCACATCGCCAGCGAGGGCGCCCGCACGGTGCCGGCCCGGGAGAACGGTGGGAACCACGACATCAAGAACTTCACCCGGGGATCGCGGGTCTTCTACCCGGTCTACGTCGACGACGCCAAGTTCTCCGGCGGAGATCTGCACTTCAGCCAGGGCGACGGCGAGATCACCTTCTGTGGCGCCATCGAGATGGGCGGGTACATCGACTTCCACGTCGACCTCATCAAAGGCGGCATGGAGAAGTACGGCATCACCACGAATCCGGTGTTCATGCCGGGAAACGTCGAACCCCGGTATTCCGAGTTCCTGTCGTTCGTGGGCATCTCGGTGGACCGGGAGACCGACGAGAACCTCTACCTCGACGCCACCATGGCCTACCGCAATGCGGCCCTGAACGCGGTGGAGTACTTCAAGAAGTGGGGATTCACTGGTGAACAGGCCTACCTGCTGCTCGGCTCGGCGCCCATCGAGGGCCGGATCAGCGGCATCGTGGACATCCCCAACGCGTGTTGCACGCTCTACGTGCCCACGGAGATCTTCGATTTCGACGTGCGCCCGACGAGCGAAGGCCCGGTGAGGGCCGATCGCGGACAGTGCGCGGTCGCGTCCTGA
- a CDS encoding MurT ligase domain-containing protein, producing MSPDSPCVVGKQAVLPPVPRRLPARTRLAVAAGRLGAAISRGMGLGNGGVIGGRIALTLDPRVLSRIGGGRTVVLVTGTNGKTTTALMLSRILETLGQVATNSDGANMTDGVVAALVDKHRAPLAVLEVDETYVPAVAAQVHPACLVLLNLSRDQLDRVGEVRTTERALRAVAAALPDTTVVANCDDPLVTSAALGSAHPVWVGAGQRWHADAVACARCGRAVVRHNTCWHCACGLTRPDPLWTLTGDAVETIGGSKITLGLRLPGRANAANAAIAVATAARLGVSPEVAVARLRPIADVAGRYRQAWVSGRSVRVMLAKNPACWEETLPLLDSRSPVVIAVNSGEADGRDMSWLWDVRFEQLRGRQVVAAGERATDLAVRLTYAEVRHTLCPRPLAAVASLLPPGPVELVANYTAFRDLRQQLGDD from the coding sequence GTGAGCCCCGATTCACCGTGCGTCGTCGGCAAGCAAGCCGTCCTGCCGCCCGTGCCGCGCCGGCTCCCGGCGCGAACGCGGCTGGCGGTCGCGGCCGGGCGGCTCGGCGCGGCGATCTCGCGGGGAATGGGTCTCGGCAACGGCGGCGTCATCGGCGGGCGGATCGCACTCACACTGGATCCTCGCGTGCTGAGCCGGATCGGCGGCGGTCGGACAGTGGTGCTGGTGACCGGCACCAACGGCAAGACCACCACCGCGCTCATGCTCAGCCGGATCCTGGAGACGCTGGGCCAGGTCGCCACGAACAGCGACGGCGCGAACATGACCGACGGGGTAGTCGCCGCCCTGGTGGACAAACATCGCGCCCCCCTGGCGGTCCTCGAAGTCGACGAGACCTACGTGCCCGCCGTCGCCGCGCAGGTGCACCCGGCCTGCCTCGTGCTGCTCAACCTCAGCCGAGACCAGCTGGACCGGGTCGGCGAGGTTCGGACGACCGAACGGGCGTTGCGGGCGGTCGCCGCGGCATTGCCGGACACGACCGTGGTCGCCAACTGCGACGACCCACTGGTCACCTCGGCCGCCCTTGGCTCCGCTCACCCCGTGTGGGTCGGCGCGGGACAGCGGTGGCACGCCGACGCCGTGGCCTGCGCCCGATGCGGCCGAGCCGTGGTCAGGCACAACACCTGCTGGCACTGTGCGTGTGGTCTTACCCGGCCGGATCCGCTGTGGACTCTGACCGGTGATGCCGTGGAAACCATCGGGGGCTCGAAGATCACGCTCGGCCTCCGCCTGCCGGGCCGCGCCAACGCCGCGAACGCCGCGATCGCGGTGGCCACCGCCGCTCGGCTCGGTGTCTCGCCGGAGGTCGCCGTCGCGCGACTGCGTCCGATCGCCGACGTCGCCGGCCGCTACCGCCAGGCTTGGGTGTCCGGGCGCAGTGTGCGGGTGATGCTGGCGAAGAACCCGGCCTGCTGGGAGGAAACACTGCCGCTGCTCGACTCCCGGTCGCCGGTCGTGATCGCGGTGAACAGCGGTGAGGCCGACGGGCGGGACATGTCGTGGTTGTGGGACGTGCGGTTCGAGCAGCTGCGTGGACGGCAGGTCGTGGCCGCCGGTGAACGGGCGACCGATCTGGCCGTGCGCCTCACTTACGCCGAGGTGCGGCACACGCTCTGCCCCCGTCCGCTCGCGGCGGTCGCCTCACTGCTGCCGCCCGGCCCGGTCGAGCTCGTCGCGAACTACACGGCTTTCCGTGATCTCCGGCAGCAGCTCGGCGATGACTGA
- a CDS encoding sugar porter family MFS transporter gives MGTTPGEQPPSSEPSWQQGNPAHRISYPTPSTGRTVLVAATAALGGFLFGYDTAVINGAVKAVGETFNASPFVLGFAVAAALIGCAIGAWFAGGIADRYGRIRVMWLAAIAFAISALGSGFSFSIWELAFWRLVGGLGVGAASVIAPAYIAEISPAHLRGRLGSLQQLAIVSGIFVALLVDFALVAGSGGASDPLWFGLATWRWMFLSLLIPALAYGLLALTIPESPRHLVQKEQLARAAEVLRRFVGGDVDAKITEIIRTVKGKNERTGFVTVRGPRLGLLPIVWIGIGLSVFQQFTGINVIFYYSSVLWQAVGFSEQNALAITVITSVTNILTTVIAIALVDRIGRKPLLLIGSIGQFVCLGVLALLFGTAPIVNGTPDLGSAAPIALIAANVYVVFFGATWGPVVWVLLGEMFSNKIRAMALSVAAAAQWLANFAISTTFPALSDVGLGLAYGVYTFFAFVSIFFVIKYVKETKGRELEEMA, from the coding sequence GTGGGGACCACACCGGGCGAACAGCCACCGTCGAGCGAACCCTCTTGGCAGCAGGGCAATCCTGCCCATCGGATCAGCTATCCCACCCCGAGTACCGGGCGCACCGTGCTCGTCGCCGCGACGGCGGCGCTCGGCGGTTTCCTCTTCGGCTACGACACCGCGGTGATCAACGGCGCCGTCAAGGCTGTCGGGGAAACCTTCAACGCGTCGCCCTTCGTCCTCGGGTTCGCCGTCGCCGCGGCGCTGATCGGCTGCGCGATCGGCGCCTGGTTCGCGGGCGGGATCGCGGACCGCTACGGCCGGATCCGCGTCATGTGGCTCGCCGCGATCGCGTTCGCCATCAGCGCGCTGGGCAGCGGCTTCTCGTTCTCGATCTGGGAGCTCGCGTTCTGGCGGCTCGTCGGAGGTCTCGGGGTCGGCGCGGCATCCGTGATCGCGCCCGCCTACATCGCGGAGATCTCGCCGGCGCACCTGCGCGGCAGGCTGGGCTCGCTGCAGCAGCTGGCCATCGTGTCCGGCATCTTCGTGGCGTTACTCGTGGACTTCGCACTGGTCGCCGGATCGGGCGGGGCGTCGGATCCTCTGTGGTTCGGCCTCGCGACTTGGCGGTGGATGTTCCTGTCGCTGCTGATTCCCGCCCTCGCCTACGGCCTCCTGGCCTTGACGATCCCGGAGTCGCCGCGGCACCTGGTCCAGAAGGAGCAGCTGGCCAGAGCGGCAGAGGTGCTGCGGCGGTTCGTCGGCGGAGACGTCGACGCGAAGATCACGGAGATCATCCGGACGGTCAAAGGAAAGAACGAACGCACCGGCTTCGTGACCGTCCGTGGCCCGAGGCTGGGGTTGCTGCCGATCGTCTGGATCGGCATCGGACTGTCGGTTTTCCAGCAGTTCACCGGCATCAACGTGATCTTCTACTACTCCTCGGTGCTGTGGCAGGCCGTGGGGTTCAGCGAGCAGAACGCACTGGCGATCACCGTGATCACGTCGGTGACCAACATCCTCACCACGGTCATCGCCATCGCACTGGTCGACCGGATCGGCCGCAAGCCACTGCTGCTGATCGGCTCGATCGGCCAGTTCGTCTGTCTGGGCGTCCTCGCCCTGCTCTTCGGCACCGCGCCGATCGTGAACGGCACGCCGGACCTGGGTTCGGCCGCGCCGATCGCGCTCATCGCCGCCAACGTCTACGTCGTGTTCTTCGGAGCGACGTGGGGCCCGGTGGTGTGGGTGCTGCTCGGTGAGATGTTCAGCAACAAGATCCGCGCCATGGCCTTGTCCGTCGCCGCGGCGGCGCAGTGGCTGGCCAACTTCGCCATTTCCACGACCTTCCCCGCGCTGTCGGATGTCGGGCTGGGACTTGCCTACGGCGTCTACACGTTCTTCGCCTTCGTGTCGATCTTCTTCGTGATCAAGTACGTCAAGGAAACGAAGGGGCGTGAGCTGGAGGAGATGGCCTGA
- a CDS encoding archease, whose translation MGRFERKPLPKQDARGTSRVVHAADLRIEAWGPTREACLTEAVRALVESFARTRLHRGSAAWSFEVCGPTDGSVLVALLDKVILMMRTRSLIPVTAEGIVVDGSTVRLRCQMTDLGAVIPTGAIPKAVSRREVRCERTERGWWCAARIDV comes from the coding sequence GTGGGGAGGTTCGAGCGGAAACCGTTGCCGAAGCAGGACGCCCGCGGCACGTCACGCGTCGTGCACGCCGCTGACCTGCGTATCGAAGCGTGGGGACCGACGCGGGAAGCGTGTCTGACGGAAGCCGTCCGAGCGCTGGTGGAGAGTTTCGCCCGGACACGTCTGCACCGCGGGTCCGCGGCCTGGTCGTTCGAGGTCTGCGGCCCGACGGACGGTTCGGTGCTGGTCGCGTTGCTCGACAAGGTCATCCTCATGATGCGGACTCGGAGCCTGATCCCGGTCACCGCGGAAGGGATCGTCGTGGACGGCTCGACGGTGCGGCTGCGCTGCCAGATGACCGACCTCGGCGCCGTCATCCCGACCGGGGCGATTCCGAAGGCCGTGTCCCGGCGGGAGGTCCGGTGCGAGCGCACCGAACGCGGCTGGTGGTGCGCGGCCCGGATCGATGTCTGA
- the otsB gene encoding trehalose-phosphatase codes for MTEPTSTVRELPHALRDGDRFAQRLAGRRPAVFLDYDGVLAPIVDHPEDALISDRMRDTVRALAMRCPVCVVSGRDRLDVQRLMGIDDLVVAGSHGFDIWSPAAGEIQHDAASGFEDVIGEVTDRLRTETGSIPGVVIEPKKASVAVHYRRVDPDRRQRIATVVETLLAEHPDRLKMTPGKMVYELQPKIDWHKGKAVLHLLRDLHLDSPDVVPIYLGDDITDEDAFRALAGRGGAGIFVGTADDPEVGDRNTSADFILSSPEEVAQLLSTLAVGEGQAPDEGESGSDCVLVYDHFDPGVEGLRESLTSTGNGYFCTRGAAEWEDADKVHYPGTYAHGGFNRETTILGGRPVQNEDLVNLPNWLVLKLRIEGEEAIRLGNVELISYEHSYDIRLATVQRVLRFRDRAGRETTLRSRRFVSMAHSHQAGIEWTLTPENWSGRVEVISGLDGRVTNQMVARYRELEGRHLDPVSPRTFGPETIALKVQTRQSDIYVTEAARTRVFLDGEQLPVERTLDQMDDYIQQVITFDVTRGRPVRVEKMVSLFTSHDNAITETLAAAGRGVLRYPDFAGALVEHASAWKELWEVCDLELPREPRVELLLRFHVAHVLQVCSRHTARHDAGVPARGLNGEAYRGHVFWDELFIYPFLNFRLPGITRGLLLYRYRRLTEARAAAREAGFQGAMFPWQSGSDGTEETQVVHLNPLSGQWDPDLSHNQRHVNAAIFYNVWQYYQATDDREFLRDYGAELMLEIARFWASIARYDPERDRYEIHGVMGPDEFHERYPGSEEGGLRNNAYTNVMVAWIADTAPRVLRLLPASRRAALRARLGLTDDELHTWDEMSRKMYVPFHPDGIISQFEGYLDLDELDWEHYRAEHANIQRLDRILKAEGEEPDRFKLAKQADAVMLFFLFSDEELRTLFRRLGYEHDAELTRRTIDYYDRRTSHGSTLSLVTHAGVLAALDPKSSWDRFIVALESDIGDVQGGTTKEGIHMGVMSGTLDLLQRYYVGSAVRDGVLYFAPTQLNRLDGLVFSMQYRGVPLRVSITGDELTVFALPQGFRGPVFVGVGDEVHELGAGDSRIFTLSHEPRPATVESHPGHAEGSHHGEGL; via the coding sequence ATGACCGAGCCGACGTCGACGGTCCGAGAACTTCCCCACGCGTTGCGTGACGGTGATCGGTTCGCGCAGCGGCTGGCCGGACGGCGCCCGGCGGTGTTCCTCGACTACGACGGTGTGCTGGCCCCGATCGTGGACCACCCCGAGGACGCCCTGATCTCCGACCGCATGCGGGACACGGTGCGGGCGCTGGCGATGCGCTGCCCGGTTTGTGTGGTCAGCGGGCGTGACCGGCTCGACGTGCAGCGGTTGATGGGGATCGACGACCTGGTGGTCGCCGGCAGCCACGGCTTCGACATCTGGAGCCCGGCCGCGGGCGAGATCCAGCACGATGCCGCGAGCGGGTTCGAGGACGTCATCGGTGAGGTCACCGATCGCCTGCGCACCGAAACCGGCTCGATCCCGGGCGTGGTGATCGAACCGAAGAAGGCCTCGGTCGCGGTGCACTACCGACGCGTCGATCCGGACCGGCGCCAACGGATCGCCACCGTGGTCGAGACCCTCCTCGCCGAGCATCCGGACCGGCTGAAGATGACGCCCGGCAAGATGGTCTACGAGCTTCAGCCGAAGATCGACTGGCACAAGGGCAAGGCCGTGCTCCACCTGCTCCGCGACCTGCACCTGGACTCGCCGGACGTGGTCCCGATCTACCTCGGCGACGACATCACCGACGAGGATGCGTTCCGGGCACTGGCCGGTCGCGGGGGAGCCGGCATCTTCGTCGGCACGGCCGATGATCCCGAAGTGGGCGATCGGAACACGTCGGCCGACTTCATCCTCTCCTCCCCGGAAGAAGTGGCCCAGCTGCTGTCCACTCTGGCCGTCGGCGAGGGCCAGGCCCCGGACGAGGGGGAGTCCGGGTCCGATTGCGTGCTCGTCTACGACCACTTCGACCCCGGCGTCGAGGGTCTGCGGGAGTCGCTGACGTCGACGGGCAACGGATACTTCTGCACCCGCGGTGCGGCCGAGTGGGAGGACGCCGACAAAGTCCACTACCCGGGCACCTACGCGCACGGTGGCTTCAATCGGGAAACCACCATCCTCGGGGGACGCCCGGTGCAGAACGAGGACCTGGTCAACCTGCCGAACTGGCTGGTGCTCAAGCTGCGCATCGAGGGCGAGGAGGCGATCAGGCTCGGCAACGTCGAACTGATCTCCTACGAGCACTCCTACGACATCCGGCTCGCGACCGTTCAGCGCGTCCTGCGCTTCCGCGACCGCGCCGGCCGGGAGACGACACTGCGCAGCCGCCGCTTCGTGAGCATGGCCCACAGCCACCAGGCCGGCATCGAGTGGACGCTGACGCCCGAGAACTGGTCGGGTCGCGTCGAGGTGATCTCCGGGCTGGACGGCCGGGTGACCAATCAGATGGTCGCCCGCTACCGCGAGCTGGAGGGACGTCACCTCGACCCGGTGTCCCCGCGCACTTTCGGTCCCGAGACCATCGCGCTGAAGGTGCAGACCCGACAGTCGGACATCTATGTCACCGAGGCCGCCCGCACCCGCGTCTTCCTCGACGGTGAGCAGCTTCCGGTGGAGCGCACCCTGGATCAGATGGATGACTACATCCAGCAGGTCATCACCTTCGACGTGACGCGAGGCCGGCCGGTTCGGGTGGAGAAGATGGTGTCGCTGTTCACCTCGCACGACAACGCGATCACCGAGACGCTGGCGGCCGCGGGCCGGGGCGTCCTGCGCTACCCGGACTTCGCCGGGGCACTGGTGGAGCACGCTTCGGCGTGGAAGGAGCTGTGGGAGGTGTGCGACCTCGAGCTCCCACGGGAACCACGGGTCGAACTGCTGCTGCGGTTCCACGTGGCGCACGTGTTGCAGGTCTGCTCCCGGCACACCGCACGGCACGACGCGGGTGTCCCGGCCCGGGGGCTCAACGGCGAGGCCTACCGCGGGCACGTGTTCTGGGACGAGCTCTTCATCTACCCGTTCCTCAACTTCCGGCTGCCCGGCATCACCCGCGGCTTGCTCCTCTACCGCTATCGCAGGCTCACCGAGGCCCGCGCGGCTGCCCGGGAAGCGGGCTTCCAGGGCGCGATGTTCCCGTGGCAGAGCGGCAGTGACGGCACCGAAGAGACCCAGGTCGTCCACCTCAACCCGCTCTCCGGCCAGTGGGACCCCGACCTGAGCCACAACCAGCGCCACGTCAACGCGGCCATCTTCTACAACGTCTGGCAGTACTACCAGGCCACCGACGACCGGGAGTTCCTGCGCGACTACGGCGCCGAGCTGATGCTCGAGATCGCACGGTTCTGGGCCTCGATCGCCCGGTACGACCCGGAGCGCGACCGCTACGAGATCCACGGCGTGATGGGACCCGACGAGTTCCACGAGCGCTATCCCGGCAGCGAAGAAGGCGGTTTGCGCAACAACGCCTACACCAACGTGATGGTGGCCTGGATCGCCGACACCGCTCCGCGGGTGCTGAGGCTCTTGCCGGCCAGCCGCCGCGCCGCGCTGCGCGCCCGCCTCGGACTGACCGACGACGAGCTGCACACGTGGGACGAGATGAGCCGCAAGATGTACGTGCCGTTCCACCCGGACGGCATCATCAGCCAATTCGAGGGTTACCTGGACCTGGACGAACTCGACTGGGAGCACTACCGGGCCGAACATGCCAACATCCAGCGGCTGGACCGGATCCTCAAGGCTGAGGGCGAAGAACCCGACCGGTTCAAACTGGCCAAGCAGGCCGACGCGGTCATGTTGTTCTTCCTGTTCTCCGACGAGGAGCTACGCACTCTCTTCCGCCGGCTCGGCTACGAGCACGATGCGGAGCTGACCCGGCGCACGATCGACTACTACGACCGGCGCACCTCCCACGGTTCGACGCTGAGTCTCGTCACCCACGCCGGCGTGCTCGCCGCGCTGGACCCGAAGAGTTCCTGGGACCGGTTCATCGTGGCGCTGGAGAGCGACATCGGTGACGTCCAAGGAGGAACGACCAAGGAAGGCATCCACATGGGTGTCATGTCCGGGACCTTGGACCTGCTGCAGCGCTACTACGTCGGCAGCGCGGTGCGGGACGGCGTGCTGTACTTCGCGCCGACCCAGCTCAACCGGCTCGACGGCCTGGTTTTCTCGATGCAGTACCGCGGCGTACCGCTTCGGGTGTCGATCACGGGCGACGAGCTGACCGTCTTCGCGCTTCCCCAGGGCTTCCGCGGGCCGGTCTTCGTCGGCGTCGGAGACGAGGTCCACGAGCTCGGGGCGGGGGACAGCCGGATCTTCACCCTGTCCCACGAGCCCAGGCCGGCGACGGTGGAGAGCCACCCGGGCCACGCGGAAGGGAGTCACCATGGCGAAGGGCTTTGA
- a CDS encoding type 1 glutamine amidotransferase, with the protein MTESAVRIGVLLPDILGTYSDGGNAQVLRRRLQWRGIAASVTETRHGEAVPCSLDLYLLGGGEDDAQALATAHLHEHPGLQRAVTRGAVVFGVCAGLQVLGMNFTTPDNVSHRGLGLLDVVTSPGRGRAVGEIVVDVRPELTAQPLTGFENHLGRTLVGPGSCPLGSVRAGVGNGDGTEGAGTGRVLATYLHGPVLARNPALADRLLEWVLGTPPSPLALPEVEALREERLRAAMHGPRW; encoded by the coding sequence ATGACTGAGTCAGCCGTCCGTATCGGGGTGCTGCTGCCCGACATCCTCGGCACCTACAGCGACGGCGGCAACGCCCAAGTGCTGCGGCGGCGATTGCAGTGGCGGGGCATCGCCGCGAGCGTGACGGAGACCCGCCACGGCGAGGCGGTGCCGTGCTCGCTCGACCTGTACTTGCTGGGCGGCGGCGAAGACGATGCTCAAGCTCTTGCGACGGCGCACCTGCACGAGCATCCCGGACTGCAGCGGGCGGTCACGCGAGGTGCCGTGGTGTTCGGCGTCTGCGCCGGACTTCAGGTCCTCGGCATGAACTTCACGACGCCCGACAACGTCTCCCATCGTGGGCTTGGTCTGCTCGACGTAGTGACGTCTCCCGGGCGGGGGCGCGCGGTGGGGGAAATCGTCGTCGACGTCAGACCCGAGCTGACGGCACAGCCCCTCACCGGCTTCGAGAACCACCTCGGCCGCACGCTCGTCGGCCCCGGCAGCTGTCCGCTCGGCTCGGTACGCGCCGGCGTCGGCAACGGGGATGGCACAGAGGGCGCGGGAACCGGCCGGGTACTGGCGACCTACCTCCACGGCCCGGTGCTGGCGCGCAACCCCGCGCTGGCCGACCGGCTACTGGAATGGGTGCTCGGCACCCCGCCATCGCCGCTGGCCCTGCCGGAGGTCGAGGCCTTGCGGGAAGAACGATTGCGCGCAGCGATGCACGGCCCACGGTGGTGA
- a CDS encoding FAD-linked oxidase C-terminal domain-containing protein, which produces MTTYEPRDVRPRIAALTERLRAALGPDSVIDDHQRLRTYECDGLAHYKVTPALAVLARDSAAVVETVRACAEAEVPFVARGSGTGLSGGALPRADGVLIVTSRMRHIIEIDRENQRAVVEPGVINLDVSRAAKPEGYYYAPDPSSQQVCSIGGNVAENSGGAHCLKYGFTTNHVTGITFVTADGEAVRLGGKAPDPTGYDLLGAIVGSEGTLGIATEVTVRLTRLPEAVRTLLAAFPSTDDAGAAVSEIIGAGVVPAAIEMMDALAIEAAEAAVHCDYPGGAGAVLIVELDGPADEVERQFEEVERHCRTHRAFEIRIAKDDVERALFWKGRKSAFAAVGRISPDYIVQDGVIPRTALPEVLHRMTELSRSSGVRVANVFHAGDGNLHPLVLFDDAVPGEAERAEEVSGAILDLCIEYGGSITGEHGVGSDKAKFMPRMFTEADLDTMQLVRCAFDPAGLANPGKVFPTPRLCGEVPGRHKGAHPLQEAGIAEVF; this is translated from the coding sequence ATGACGACCTACGAGCCACGAGATGTGCGACCGCGGATCGCGGCGCTGACCGAGCGCCTGCGGGCGGCGCTGGGTCCTGATTCGGTCATCGACGATCACCAGCGGCTGCGTACCTACGAGTGCGACGGCCTCGCGCACTACAAGGTCACTCCCGCGCTCGCCGTGCTCGCTCGGGACAGTGCCGCCGTCGTGGAGACCGTGCGTGCCTGCGCCGAGGCCGAGGTGCCGTTCGTCGCGCGCGGATCCGGCACGGGCCTCTCCGGTGGTGCGCTGCCGCGCGCCGACGGGGTCCTCATCGTCACCTCGCGGATGCGGCACATCATCGAGATCGACCGGGAGAACCAGCGTGCGGTGGTCGAGCCAGGGGTGATCAACCTGGACGTTTCCCGGGCCGCCAAGCCCGAGGGCTACTACTACGCGCCGGATCCCTCGAGCCAGCAGGTGTGCTCGATCGGCGGCAACGTCGCGGAGAACTCGGGTGGCGCGCACTGCCTGAAGTACGGTTTCACCACCAACCACGTCACTGGCATCACCTTCGTGACCGCGGACGGCGAAGCCGTGCGGCTCGGCGGCAAGGCGCCGGATCCGACCGGGTACGACCTGCTCGGGGCCATCGTGGGTTCGGAAGGCACGCTCGGCATCGCCACCGAGGTGACGGTGCGGCTCACCCGGCTGCCGGAAGCGGTCCGCACGTTGCTCGCGGCCTTCCCGAGCACCGACGACGCCGGCGCGGCCGTTTCGGAGATCATCGGCGCCGGAGTCGTGCCCGCGGCGATCGAGATGATGGACGCGCTGGCGATCGAGGCGGCCGAAGCCGCCGTGCACTGTGACTACCCCGGTGGTGCGGGTGCGGTGCTGATCGTCGAGCTGGACGGACCGGCCGACGAGGTCGAGCGGCAGTTCGAGGAGGTCGAGCGGCACTGCCGCACGCACCGGGCCTTCGAGATCCGCATCGCGAAGGACGACGTGGAGCGCGCGTTGTTCTGGAAGGGGCGCAAGTCGGCGTTCGCCGCCGTCGGGAGGATCAGTCCCGACTACATCGTCCAGGACGGTGTCATCCCGCGCACCGCGTTGCCCGAGGTGCTGCACCGGATGACGGAGCTCTCGCGCAGCAGCGGCGTCCGGGTCGCCAACGTCTTCCACGCCGGGGACGGCAACCTGCACCCGCTGGTGCTGTTCGACGACGCGGTGCCCGGCGAAGCCGAGCGCGCCGAGGAGGTTTCGGGGGCGATCCTCGACCTCTGCATCGAGTACGGCGGATCGATCACCGGCGAGCACGGCGTCGGGTCGGACAAGGCGAAGTTCATGCCGCGGATGTTCACCGAGGCGGACCTCGACACGATGCAGTTGGTGCGCTGCGCCTTCGATCCGGCCGGACTGGCCAATCCCGGCAAGGTGTTCCCGACGCCGCGCTTGTGCGGTGAGGTGCCAGGCCGGCACAAGGGCGCGCATCCCTTGCAGGAAGCCGGAATCGCCGAGGTCTTCTGA